TGCGGCGGACGCGGTCCCGGGCGCGGGCCCTGTGGCGGATGCGGACGCGCTGGCGCGTAGCCGGCCACCCACAGCGGGGCCCAGCGCGCGCTGCCCTGGTCGTCATCGCTCAGGTAACGCTCGCCGTCGGGCGTGGTGCAGGCGTACATCGGCTGCGGCGGCTCGACCCGGACCACGCGTACCTCGTGCGGCGGGGCCGTCGCGGGTGCGGCCGGCTCAGCCGTGCTCCGGACTTCGCGCACCGTTCCGGGCGCAGGATCCTGCGGCCGCTGCATCTGCCGCTGTTCCTGGCGCTGGCCGCCCGCGCACGGCGTGTTGCCCACGCTGACCGTGCCGTCGCTGGCGGTGCAGCGATAGATCGTGACCGGACCGGATGCCGACGCCTCGGGCAGGGCGGTGGCCAGCAGCAGCACGGCCAGGGCCCTGGCGAACGCATCCGGTCGGATATCGCGCGTCAGGCCCGGTCGCATGGGCTACCCGCGTAACACTGCGCCGTCGAGCGCGTTGCGGATCGGGGTGGGGCGTTCGAGACCGCCGGTTTCGCCACCGACGACGCCGTCGATGCCGGCCAGCAGCGCCGGATCCAGCTCTTCACGCGAATAGGCCGGCGGCTGCCCGGCGAGGTTGGCGCTGGTGGACACCACCGGGCCGCCGAAGGCCTCGCACAGTGCAACCACCACCGGATGCGCGCTGATGCGCACGGCCAGGCTGCGATGGCTGCCGGTGACCCAGGGCGGGGCCAGTGGCGTGGACGGGATGGCCCAGGTGTTGGGGCCGGGCCAGCTGGCGGCGACCTCGGTCATGCGACCGGCCGGCAGCTGGGCCAGGTCCAGCCACGGGCGCACCGCTTCCAGCCCGGCGGCGACCACGATCATCCCCTTCTCCACCGGACGCTGCTTGATCCGTAGCAGGCGCAGCACCGCTGCCTCGTTGCCCGGGTCGCAGCCCAGGCCCCAGACCGCTTCGGTGGGATAGGCGATGACGCCGCCGCGCCGCAGCAGGTCCGCGGCCGACGCGATGTGCAGGGTGTTCTCCATGCGCGGATGGTAGTACGTGGGTCGTGATCGGTGATTGACGGTTGGTGCCTGGCAATTACCAGGCATCCGTCCGTGCAGGCGTGATTACCAGACGCTCGTCCGCGCCAGCGTGACGGGAGGGCCGGAAATGGACAGGCCCGCGCGAGGCGGGCCTGTGCAAGGGGAGCGGAGGTTCAGAACGGCGGAGCGTCGTCGGCCGTTGCGCGTGCCGCGGCCTTCTTCGCGGGAGCCTTCTTGGCGGCGGCCTTCCTGGTCGCCTTCTTCGCGGCCTTCTTCGCAGGTGCCTTCTTGGCCAGGGCCTTCTTCGGCGCGGCTTCCTTGCTGGCGGCGGTCTTGGTCGCGGCCTTCCTGGCCACCGCCTTCTTCGCGCCGAAGCCACGACGCGCCGGCTTGCCGGTCTCGGCCAGCAGCTGCTGCACTTCCTCCAGGGTCAGCGTCGACGGCTCGCGGTCCTTGGGGATCTTGCCGTTGAGCTTGCCGTCGCTGATGTACGGGCCGAAGCGCCCGTTGAGCACCTGGATGTCGCTGCCCGGGAATTCCTTGATGATCCGGTTGCGCGCGATCTCCTCCTTCTCCTCGATCAGCTCCACGGCGCGCGCCAGGTCGATCTTGTACGGATCGTCCTCCTTCTTCAGCGAGGCGTAGGTGCTGCCGCGCTTGGCGAAGGGACCGAAGCGGCCGATGCCGACGCTGACCTGCTGGCCGTTGCTCTCGCCCAGGTTGCGCGGCATGTCGAACAGCTTCAGCGCGTCCTCCAGGGAGATGGAGTAGATGCTCTGGCCCGGCTGCAGGGAGGCGAACTTCGGCTTCTCCTCGTCGTCGACCGTGCCGATCTGCACCATCGGGCCGAAACGGCCGATCCGCGCGCTGACTTCCTTGCCGCTCTTCGGGTCGATGCCCAGCGAGCGCGAGCTGCCGGCGTCGGTGCGGTCCAACGACTCCTTCTTGTCCTCGACCAGCTCCTTGAACGGCGCCCAGAACCGCTCCATCAGCGGCACCCACTCCTCCTCGCCGCGCGACAC
This genomic interval from Pseudoxanthomonas suwonensis 11-1 contains the following:
- a CDS encoding Sua5/YciO/YrdC/YwlC family protein, coding for MENTLHIASAADLLRRGGVIAYPTEAVWGLGCDPGNEAAVLRLLRIKQRPVEKGMIVVAAGLEAVRPWLDLAQLPAGRMTEVAASWPGPNTWAIPSTPLAPPWVTGSHRSLAVRISAHPVVVALCEAFGGPVVSTSANLAGQPPAYSREELDPALLAGIDGVVGGETGGLERPTPIRNALDGAVLRG